The Geotalea uraniireducens Rf4 genome window below encodes:
- a CDS encoding XrtA system polysaccharide chain length determinant, with amino-acid sequence MSTTNELDYKKYLMLIDKKKKLFIITALAIMTVITIVSYFLPRKYEAKSTVFIEKSVISDLVKGIAITPSMDEKIKVLNYAITSRTLLLKVIDDLDLNVNKQNDAQLEELVAKFQKNTVIKLKNDENFFIISFTNENPRLARDYVNTLVRRYIEENVSSKREESYGATKFLSEQIEVYKEKMDKAEAEVNNFKIGKMGVIATDPATLQKEINDAQQKIDDMRLKRAQLESLRIQIKKNNPLQQKMLSLQKKLDEMLVEYTESYPEVIRVKTELQAVKEQLRNRNTGFDMSPAETPDLDRVEAELKALKAAEANQYVIISSTRSLLHNIPVAKATLEQLERDKNNQKNLYEQLVTRHGQSEVSKQMEVQDKATTFRIVDPAIMPINPVSPNRVNIILMGIGAGLVIAFCLLMLLDYLDQSVKNVDALKSFGLPILAIIPKMQNPVELLLQKKKNVKLYVIASVYFSLILTVLLLEVLNSSLSNTFIDSIEIKQYLPDLMSQIKYHGGN; translated from the coding sequence ATGTCAACTACAAATGAGTTGGATTATAAAAAATACTTGATGTTGATTGATAAAAAAAAGAAGCTATTCATAATAACAGCACTTGCAATTATGACAGTAATTACAATTGTAAGTTATTTTTTGCCAAGAAAATACGAGGCCAAAAGTACTGTTTTTATAGAAAAAAGCGTAATCAGTGATCTTGTTAAAGGGATTGCAATAACACCATCAATGGACGAAAAAATAAAAGTCCTGAACTATGCAATAACCAGCCGCACGCTTTTGCTCAAGGTTATTGACGATCTTGATCTGAATGTCAACAAGCAGAATGATGCACAACTGGAAGAGTTGGTTGCCAAGTTTCAAAAAAATACAGTTATAAAACTAAAAAATGACGAGAATTTCTTCATAATCTCATTTACCAATGAAAATCCGCGACTGGCGCGTGACTATGTTAATACCCTTGTCAGACGTTACATCGAAGAAAATGTTTCTTCAAAAAGGGAAGAATCCTATGGTGCGACAAAATTTCTATCTGAACAGATTGAAGTGTATAAGGAGAAAATGGACAAAGCCGAGGCGGAAGTAAATAACTTCAAGATAGGCAAGATGGGTGTCATTGCAACTGATCCGGCGACCCTTCAGAAAGAGATCAATGATGCTCAGCAAAAAATCGACGACATGCGGTTAAAGCGGGCACAGCTTGAATCATTACGTATTCAGATCAAAAAAAACAATCCTCTGCAACAAAAAATGCTGTCATTACAAAAAAAGCTGGATGAAATGCTTGTCGAGTACACAGAGAGTTACCCCGAAGTAATCAGGGTGAAAACCGAGTTACAGGCGGTAAAAGAGCAGTTACGCAACAGAAACACGGGTTTCGATATGTCTCCTGCCGAAACTCCTGATTTAGACAGGGTTGAAGCCGAATTGAAGGCGCTGAAGGCGGCTGAAGCAAATCAGTATGTTATTATCTCGTCCACCCGTTCGCTGTTGCACAACATCCCTGTGGCAAAGGCGACATTAGAACAACTGGAAAGAGATAAGAACAATCAAAAAAACCTTTACGAACAGCTTGTCACCAGGCATGGCCAATCTGAGGTTTCCAAGCAGATGGAAGTCCAGGACAAGGCTACAACCTTTAGAATCGTTGACCCTGCTATTATGCCGATTAATCCGGTCAGCCCGAACAGGGTCAATATCATCCTCATGGGGATAGGTGCAGGACTGGTCATCGCATTCTGTCTCCTGATGCTTTTGGATTATCTCGATCAATCGGTAAAAAACGTGGACGCCCTCAAATCCTTTGGTCTACCGATTCTTGCAATCATTCCCAAAATGCAGAACCCGGTTGAGCTCCTGTTGCAGAAAAAAAAGAATGTGAAGCTGTACGTGATTGCGAGTGTCTATTTTTCCCTCATCCTCACAGTCTTGCTGTTAGAGGTATTAAACAGCTCATTATCCAATACTTTCATTGATTCTATTGAGATTAAACAGTATCTGCCTGATCTTATGAGTCAAATTAAATATCATGGCGGCAATTAA
- a CDS encoding TIGR03013 family XrtA/PEP-CTERM system glycosyltransferase: MSKRILLLLTGDIVVAIFALLTAFLIRFGELPAPGDLTRTGTVRVIIFVFIMIFSSFFVEIYNLNRYLGGKESAARISISLLISLFILSCFYFMAPLFVYDGMVLIFSLFIFGTLQLAWHYLCYISSRFSGFSRRVLVLGTGPLAQQIGNLIAAGNQNYVLSGYVNCASEPLDVPPQNIVGNEERLYETVMRARAHKIVVSLSERRGIFPLQDVLSCKLSGVEVVDAPTFYEQVTGKLLIENITPSWFIFSHGFRVTALLRYFKRMIDLISAIVLLLLFLPFFPIIALLIKLDSQGPILFRQDRVGEKEKKFTLYKFRTMGVDAEKDTGAVWAKEHDPRVTRLGEILRKSRIDEIPQLFNILAGDMSLVGPRPERPEFVNKLKEIIPFYSERHCVKPGVTGWAQVQYPYGASVEDAIEKLRYDLYYIKNLSMAFDLMIVLETVKVVLFRRGGR; this comes from the coding sequence ATGAGCAAGAGAATTTTACTGCTCTTAACAGGCGACATAGTGGTGGCAATATTTGCGCTGCTTACAGCCTTTTTAATCCGCTTTGGCGAACTGCCGGCTCCGGGTGACCTTACGCGCACAGGAACAGTGAGGGTGATCATATTTGTTTTTATTATGATTTTCTCGTCGTTCTTTGTCGAAATATATAATCTTAACCGGTATTTGGGGGGTAAGGAAAGCGCCGCAAGAATTTCCATTTCTCTGCTTATTTCGTTGTTCATCCTATCATGTTTCTATTTTATGGCGCCACTTTTCGTGTACGACGGGATGGTGCTGATATTTTCTCTCTTTATTTTCGGCACTCTCCAGTTAGCCTGGCATTATCTCTGTTACATCAGTTCAAGGTTTTCAGGTTTCTCCAGAAGGGTCCTTGTTTTGGGTACCGGTCCGCTGGCGCAGCAGATAGGGAACCTTATAGCTGCGGGCAACCAGAACTATGTGCTGTCCGGTTATGTCAACTGCGCCAGCGAGCCTCTGGATGTCCCTCCACAAAACATAGTAGGGAATGAAGAAAGGCTCTATGAGACGGTGATGCGTGCAAGGGCGCATAAGATTGTCGTGTCGTTGTCGGAACGGAGGGGAATTTTCCCGTTACAGGACGTGTTGAGCTGCAAGCTTAGCGGAGTCGAAGTCGTTGATGCGCCAACCTTCTATGAGCAAGTGACCGGCAAGCTTCTTATCGAAAACATTACTCCAAGCTGGTTTATTTTTTCACATGGTTTCAGGGTAACCGCTCTGCTCCGGTATTTTAAGCGGATGATCGATTTGATCAGCGCTATCGTTTTGTTGCTGCTGTTTTTGCCGTTCTTTCCGATTATTGCCTTGCTCATAAAGCTGGATTCGCAAGGGCCGATCCTGTTCAGACAGGATCGGGTCGGAGAAAAGGAAAAGAAGTTTACCCTTTACAAGTTCAGGACCATGGGGGTGGATGCGGAGAAGGATACCGGGGCTGTCTGGGCCAAGGAACATGACCCCCGGGTGACACGTTTAGGTGAAATCTTACGCAAGAGCCGGATAGATGAAATTCCTCAACTGTTCAATATCCTTGCGGGTGACATGAGCCTTGTTGGGCCGAGGCCGGAGCGCCCGGAGTTTGTAAATAAATTGAAAGAGATCATTCCATTCTATTCGGAACGGCATTGCGTCAAACCTGGGGTAACCGGCTGGGCACAGGTACAATATCCATACGGGGCCTCGGTTGAAGACGCCATAGAGAAGCTTCGTTATGATCTCTATTACATAAAAAACCTCAGCATGGCTTTTGATTTGATGATTGTTCTTGAAACGGTAAAAGTGGTTTTGTTCAGGCGGGGGGGCAGGTAA
- a CDS encoding TIGR03016 family PEP-CTERM system-associated outer membrane protein, with the protein MKFTKFKLKTQFVCCSFFVSVAVLMFIASAEAAEFAIRPSIAISEEFTDNVFETGVNKRSDFITRAIPGIDLKYRAPVLELDLGYNFDYRYYIRQTRSDDNTHYLNTRGHISLIDNFFFLDVTDNYQRVSLDITRDVTRESLFVDQSDQNIVTASPFFVIRPTTQTNLRFGYRYVNTWYKSPAAFDRTDHIGFAEGTYNVSPKINVTGGYTFTRDIAPVDDYSKHDVYLGFRYEYADISFLFGQGGGTWIKYSKDSTFIAPFWNAGIKHQFGSVTATINASVRYYEDPLRRTTQETSYSGAVDRDFKRGKVGIFLSYAEFVDTEIDRLQTKSSTAGTRGRYELMNALVANLSFEASKYDHKDTGSYTRRFFVDTGLSYSFVKDLTCSLYYRYIDYYSPVIVTDNKQINRVILELRKTF; encoded by the coding sequence ATGAAATTTACTAAATTTAAATTAAAAACACAGTTTGTTTGCTGCTCCTTTTTTGTTTCAGTTGCAGTTCTGATGTTTATTGCCAGTGCTGAAGCAGCTGAATTTGCAATCAGACCAAGCATTGCCATCAGTGAGGAATTTACCGACAATGTTTTTGAGACCGGGGTTAATAAAAGGAGCGATTTTATAACACGAGCCATACCCGGTATAGATTTGAAATACAGGGCGCCGGTATTGGAATTGGATTTGGGGTATAACTTTGACTATCGCTATTATATACGTCAAACCCGGAGTGACGACAACACCCATTACCTGAATACGAGAGGGCATATCTCTCTTATCGACAATTTCTTTTTTCTCGATGTCACTGATAATTATCAGCGGGTTTCGCTGGATATAACCAGGGACGTCACCAGGGAAAGTCTTTTTGTCGATCAGTCGGATCAGAACATAGTGACCGCGTCACCTTTTTTCGTCATCAGACCTACAACGCAGACAAATTTGAGGTTTGGTTATCGCTATGTGAATACCTGGTACAAAAGCCCGGCTGCTTTTGATAGAACCGACCATATCGGTTTCGCTGAGGGAACTTATAATGTTTCGCCTAAAATCAATGTCACAGGCGGCTATACTTTTACCAGAGATATTGCACCAGTAGATGATTATAGCAAGCATGACGTATATCTGGGGTTTCGCTATGAGTATGCGGATATTTCCTTTTTATTCGGGCAGGGCGGAGGGACATGGATTAAATACAGTAAAGACAGCACCTTTATTGCTCCATTCTGGAATGCAGGTATCAAACACCAATTTGGCAGCGTTACCGCCACGATCAATGCCAGCGTCAGATATTATGAGGATCCGCTCAGAAGAACTACTCAGGAAACAAGCTATTCGGGCGCCGTCGACAGGGATTTTAAAAGAGGAAAGGTCGGGATTTTTCTTTCATACGCTGAATTTGTTGATACGGAAATTGACAGATTGCAGACGAAGAGTTCAACGGCCGGCACGAGAGGCAGATATGAACTAATGAACGCTCTTGTGGCCAATCTCAGTTTTGAGGCTTCTAAATATGATCACAAGGATACAGGCAGTTATACCCGCAGGTTTTTTGTTGATACCGGGCTTAGTTATTCATTTGTCAAGGACTTAACCTGTTCTCTTTATTACAGGTACATCGACTACTATTCACCGGTGATTGTCACCGACAACAAGCAGATAAACAGGGTGATACTGGAACTCAGAAAAACATTTTAA
- a CDS encoding XrtA/PEP-CTERM system-associated ATPase — protein MYESYFNLTKKPFDLLPNPEFIYLSKSHKRVLSYLDYGIKERAGFILLTGDVGSGKTTIIRDVINKKHDKVILAKIFNTRVNSDQLISMINDDFGLPVQGKDKIELLRDLNAFLISQYAKGNQPTLIIDEAQNLNSKLLEEVRMLSNLETDNAKLLQIILVGQPELRETLKQPGMRQLRQRLSINCHLQPLSSTEIEEYILHRLEIAGDRSAVVFDSEALHLIYKYSRGVPRLINIICDFLMLSACAEETKRLDGDMVHDIIVDLDFENQYWESKIENVKSVANPADYMSATPTSVNDTELVPVLIDVRTRLELLEKESTKINSNILTDIGNKINSIQNFIKSYREETDRSIGELKKKMDTSIVKPVHGGLPKDDENPNKISLIRRIFGS, from the coding sequence ATGTACGAATCATATTTTAATCTGACAAAAAAACCGTTTGATCTATTGCCTAACCCTGAATTTATTTATCTGAGTAAATCTCACAAACGTGTTTTGTCATATCTGGACTACGGCATAAAAGAGAGGGCAGGATTTATTCTCCTTACGGGTGATGTTGGTTCCGGTAAAACAACAATTATCAGGGACGTAATCAATAAAAAACACGATAAGGTTATTCTTGCCAAGATCTTCAATACCAGGGTCAACTCTGATCAGCTTATCTCCATGATTAACGATGATTTCGGGTTGCCGGTGCAGGGAAAGGACAAAATTGAATTACTGCGGGACTTGAATGCTTTTCTGATTAGTCAGTATGCGAAGGGGAACCAGCCAACGCTTATAATCGATGAGGCGCAAAATCTAAATTCCAAGCTGCTGGAAGAAGTCAGAATGCTTTCCAATCTTGAAACCGATAATGCCAAACTTTTGCAAATCATTCTGGTCGGACAACCTGAATTGAGGGAGACCCTTAAGCAGCCCGGGATGCGTCAATTGCGCCAAAGGCTCAGCATCAACTGTCATTTGCAGCCATTATCCTCCACCGAGATCGAAGAATACATCCTTCACAGGCTGGAAATTGCCGGAGACCGCTCTGCGGTGGTCTTCGACTCAGAGGCGCTGCATCTCATCTACAAATACAGCAGAGGCGTTCCCAGGCTGATTAACATAATCTGTGATTTTCTCATGCTTTCAGCGTGTGCAGAGGAGACAAAACGACTTGATGGAGATATGGTTCATGACATTATAGTTGACCTTGATTTTGAAAACCAGTACTGGGAGTCGAAGATTGAAAATGTCAAGTCGGTGGCTAATCCTGCTGATTACATGTCAGCCACGCCAACAAGCGTTAATGATACGGAACTTGTCCCGGTGTTGATTGATGTAAGAACACGTCTTGAATTGCTGGAAAAAGAATCAACAAAAATCAACTCGAATATATTGACTGATATCGGTAATAAAATTAACTCAATACAGAATTTCATAAAGAGCTATCGCGAAGAAACTGACCGCTCCATCGGAGAATTAAAGAAAAAGATGGATACATCTATTGTAAAGCCTGTTCATGGCGGTCTTCCCAAAGATGACGAAAACCCCAATAAAATAAGTCTGATCAGGAGAATATTTGGTAGTTAG
- a CDS encoding XrtA-associated tyrosine autokinase — protein MSRIEEALEKAARLRSSERSNVTVGKTVATAVHVPPLPSSPAAAKIENPFIVTVNDPHTPAAEEYRKLKSILVKLTKGEHFQNTLMVTSSVGSEGKSLTALNLAVSLAQEYDHTVLLVDADLRKPSIHQYIGLDPKVGLAECLLDGVDVGEAIVNTGIGKLSVLLHGKTIRNPAELFSSLRMKELVKELKHRYPDRYIIIDTPPVLPFAETRSISTLIDGIVFVVKEGAASLNDVSDAIAALKGTNLLGIVYNEASIDGFNDRYNYYYRYDAEKW, from the coding sequence ATGAGTAGAATTGAAGAAGCACTTGAAAAAGCGGCGAGGTTGCGCAGCAGCGAAAGAAGCAACGTAACGGTCGGGAAAACTGTTGCTACAGCAGTTCATGTTCCACCGCTGCCGTCGTCACCTGCAGCTGCAAAAATTGAAAATCCATTTATTGTTACGGTTAACGATCCTCACACCCCGGCTGCGGAGGAGTACAGGAAGCTTAAATCAATTCTTGTCAAGCTCACCAAGGGAGAACATTTCCAGAATACGCTGATGGTTACCAGTTCTGTGGGTAGTGAAGGGAAAAGTCTGACCGCCCTCAATCTTGCAGTCAGTCTGGCGCAGGAATACGATCACACTGTGTTGCTGGTGGACGCGGACCTGAGGAAACCATCGATTCATCAATACATTGGACTCGATCCAAAAGTTGGCCTGGCCGAATGTCTTCTGGACGGCGTTGATGTCGGGGAAGCAATAGTAAATACCGGCATAGGCAAGTTGTCAGTACTGCTGCATGGAAAGACGATTCGTAATCCGGCGGAACTCTTTTCGTCCCTGCGGATGAAAGAACTTGTCAAAGAGCTGAAGCATCGCTATCCGGACCGGTATATTATTATTGATACGCCGCCTGTTCTCCCTTTTGCTGAAACCAGATCCATCAGCACCCTTATCGATGGGATCGTATTTGTTGTCAAGGAAGGCGCTGCATCCTTGAATGATGTGAGTGACGCAATAGCAGCACTGAAGGGAACCAACCTTTTGGGAATAGTTTACAATGAGGCCAGTATCGACGGCTTCAACGATCGTTATAATTATTATTACCGATATGATGCTGAAAAATGGTAG
- a CDS encoding XrtA system polysaccharide deacetylase, whose translation MYNALTIDVEDYFHVTAFERYVKIEDWDCFPLRVVANTHRILDLLEEFSVKATFFVLGWVAQRVPGLVREIMQRGHEIACHGYCHELVYAIGPERFRKDVRRAKGLLEDITGVPVCGYRAPSYSITGKSLWALDILVEEGFTYDSSIFPIVHDIYGIPGGERFPHEIETRAGKIKEFPISTFPLRIGWWQYRLPIAGGGYLRLFPAPLVGRAINYINTCESQPTVVYFHPWEIDPDQPRIRAGLKSRFRHYLNLDKMESKIKYLLNSLKFHAIQDVWNLSGNRIERTSDELSM comes from the coding sequence ATGTACAACGCCCTTACCATTGATGTCGAAGATTACTTTCATGTGACGGCATTTGAACGTTACGTGAAAATCGAGGATTGGGACTGCTTTCCCCTGCGGGTGGTGGCAAATACCCATCGGATTCTTGACCTGCTGGAAGAATTTTCAGTGAAGGCCACCTTTTTCGTTCTTGGCTGGGTAGCGCAGCGTGTTCCTGGATTGGTACGGGAAATCATGCAACGGGGGCACGAGATCGCCTGCCACGGTTATTGCCATGAGCTGGTATACGCTATCGGCCCTGAGAGGTTTCGCAAGGACGTTCGCAGGGCTAAGGGGCTCCTCGAAGATATTACCGGTGTTCCGGTCTGCGGCTACCGTGCTCCGAGCTATTCCATTACCGGAAAGTCGTTATGGGCACTCGATATTCTGGTCGAGGAAGGTTTTACTTATGATTCCAGCATCTTTCCCATTGTCCATGACATATACGGGATTCCGGGGGGGGAACGATTCCCCCATGAAATCGAGACTCGGGCGGGGAAAATAAAAGAATTCCCAATCTCCACCTTTCCCCTGCGGATAGGATGGTGGCAATATCGGCTGCCGATTGCCGGCGGCGGATACCTGAGACTTTTCCCTGCTCCACTGGTAGGGCGAGCCATAAACTATATCAATACCTGCGAAAGTCAGCCGACAGTAGTCTATTTCCATCCATGGGAAATCGATCCGGACCAGCCCCGCATTCGTGCCGGATTAAAATCTCGTTTCAGACATTATCTGAATCTGGATAAGATGGAATCGAAAATCAAATATCTATTAAACAGCCTGAAATTCCATGCCATCCAGGACGTATGGAACTTGAGCGGCAACAGAATTGAAAGAACATCAGATGAATTGTCAATGTAA
- a CDS encoding polysaccharide biosynthesis/export family protein, with amino-acid sequence MKLKLITLCLALLIPYIAIAGDYIIGEGDGLDISVWGVKELNVTVRVRPDGKITIPGLGDVKATGVTPLELQATLGAKFKELVKNPIVTVSVREITNSKVYVFGGGVNSGVYDLNRRTTLLQLLCVIGNSTVSGAANRNTSAGAGAKVADYKKAYILRNGKKLKQDFYKLFVDGDVSEDIVIETNDAIFIPQLLEKNIYVLGAVNTPKVIEYREGMTIMEAVLESGGFTKFAKQNDTEILRKDGKKEISISIKAKDLINDGDLEQNVKLKPGDYVVVKEGMF; translated from the coding sequence ATGAAACTGAAATTGATTACGCTCTGTTTAGCATTGCTGATTCCTTACATTGCCATTGCCGGAGATTACATTATCGGCGAAGGTGATGGTTTGGACATTTCCGTATGGGGGGTCAAAGAACTTAATGTGACGGTGAGGGTACGGCCGGACGGTAAAATAACCATCCCCGGGCTGGGTGATGTAAAGGCAACCGGCGTTACACCGTTAGAACTGCAGGCAACGTTAGGCGCGAAGTTCAAGGAGCTGGTAAAAAATCCTATTGTGACGGTGTCGGTCCGCGAGATTACCAACAGTAAAGTCTATGTTTTTGGTGGCGGCGTCAATTCCGGAGTATATGATCTTAATCGGCGCACGACACTTCTCCAACTCCTGTGTGTTATCGGCAATTCTACAGTCAGTGGCGCTGCCAACCGCAATACTTCGGCTGGAGCCGGCGCCAAAGTTGCGGATTACAAAAAGGCATATATCCTCAGAAATGGCAAAAAACTCAAACAAGATTTTTACAAGTTGTTCGTTGATGGAGATGTTAGCGAAGATATTGTCATTGAAACAAATGATGCCATCTTTATCCCGCAACTACTGGAAAAAAACATTTATGTTCTCGGCGCGGTCAATACCCCGAAGGTCATCGAGTACCGTGAAGGCATGACTATTATGGAGGCAGTTCTTGAGTCCGGGGGGTTCACTAAATTCGCTAAACAGAACGACACCGAAATTCTTCGCAAGGATGGCAAAAAGGAAATATCCATTTCGATAAAGGCAAAAGATCTGATTAATGACGGTGATCTGGAGCAGAATGTCAAATTGAAGCCAGGTGATTACGTTGTTGTTAAAGAAGGAATGTTTTAA
- the prsT gene encoding XrtA/PEP-CTERM system TPR-repeat protein PrsT, with amino-acid sequence MEGIALYKVIIIAIVLFNIAGCSGKTKEELYAKGVKQINDGNPNGAIVFLKNALEKDQNYLDARYQLAKAYVAAVKYEQAEKEFQKVLRQNPSRVEIMLDLARIYNSSKKPDLAIDAMGKYLKSHQQSSEALEIMGIGYALKNRLDEAENYLLQALKADPRRSGAKLDLAGIYIACGREKDARQRLDEIIKVDPKSSRAYYMLAGLENSVGNKDRALEIYQTILKINKFDTSAIYKSGLIYIDKGELDKAEKLAAHLLQNYPNRADGNRLKGLVCYYKKNYTEAIAALQNSLRTQPNMEAYYFLGLSLYNRGEFENALSQFRIILDYNPSFIQARLLTGVILLKQGRIDDSISEIGKILQLDDRHALAHNILGSAYMAKGMSEEGMKEFSRTTELDPKIIDAHLKKGIFHLSKGRTKEAETDLRTAVQVAPEILNTRLILSSYYLRQNDFTKALSAISEGLGGTKSDAVLYNTMASIKFTERKPDDGLKLLQKAKQTDPNLYATYFNLATYFAAVGEYEKALNEYRTVLQHDPANVKALMCTAALFDMKGRENESLAFYKKAKETKAPVAFLALANFHLKKNENGNALTVLNEAIKTIPRNTAALELKGRIYLQEKKYKDAIKVFDDIEAISPDLGFRLKIDTCVVMKDFSKAVAQARRFITIKPNSAYGYMVLASVYERQNNVDHALDEVKNGLRGDGKNVQAILMLGNLYAKKGDNNSAMKAFEEAVSKKPDFAPAYFAQGALLDAAGNKREAIKKYREALEKSEDFVPALNNLAYLYADGYGSKQDAVRLAVTAFKLDSGNPAIMDTLGYVLLKNGRNAEALKLLERAARLLPADANVRNHLLAAFKANGDQSKTKQQQTLH; translated from the coding sequence GTGGAGGGTATTGCTTTGTATAAGGTAATCATTATAGCCATTGTATTATTTAATATCGCCGGCTGCAGCGGTAAAACCAAGGAGGAACTTTACGCAAAAGGCGTCAAGCAGATAAATGATGGAAATCCGAACGGTGCCATAGTTTTCTTGAAGAACGCGCTGGAAAAGGACCAGAACTATCTTGATGCCCGCTATCAATTGGCAAAAGCGTATGTGGCTGCCGTCAAATATGAGCAGGCTGAAAAGGAATTCCAGAAGGTTCTCAGACAGAACCCCTCTCGGGTCGAGATCATGCTTGATCTGGCAAGGATCTATAATTCCAGTAAAAAGCCGGATTTGGCAATTGATGCAATGGGCAAATATTTGAAGTCACATCAACAGTCGTCTGAAGCATTAGAGATAATGGGCATAGGGTACGCGCTTAAAAACAGACTCGATGAAGCCGAGAATTACCTGCTTCAAGCGCTGAAGGCGGACCCACGAAGAAGCGGCGCTAAACTTGATCTCGCCGGTATATATATTGCCTGCGGCAGAGAAAAGGACGCCAGGCAACGGCTTGATGAAATTATTAAAGTCGATCCCAAAAGCAGCAGGGCTTATTACATGCTCGCCGGCCTTGAAAATTCAGTCGGTAATAAGGACCGGGCGCTTGAGATATACCAAACCATCCTGAAAATCAATAAATTCGACACCAGCGCCATTTACAAATCAGGTCTTATATACATAGATAAAGGGGAACTCGACAAGGCTGAAAAGCTGGCTGCTCATCTTTTGCAGAATTATCCGAACCGGGCTGATGGTAACAGGCTGAAGGGGCTTGTTTGTTATTACAAGAAGAACTATACAGAAGCGATAGCCGCTCTGCAAAACTCTCTTAGAACGCAGCCCAACATGGAGGCCTATTATTTCCTGGGCCTCAGCCTCTACAATCGCGGCGAATTTGAAAACGCGCTCAGTCAGTTTCGGATAATCCTGGACTATAATCCCTCCTTTATTCAGGCAAGACTCCTTACCGGCGTGATCCTTCTCAAACAAGGGCGAATTGACGATTCAATCAGCGAAATCGGCAAGATCCTGCAGCTTGATGACAGGCATGCCCTTGCCCACAACATCCTCGGCAGCGCCTATATGGCAAAGGGTATGAGTGAAGAGGGAATGAAAGAGTTCAGCAGGACTACGGAACTTGATCCGAAGATCATCGATGCCCATCTAAAAAAAGGAATATTTCATCTAAGCAAAGGGAGAACAAAGGAAGCCGAAACCGACCTGAGGACAGCGGTTCAGGTAGCACCGGAAATCCTGAATACCCGCTTGATACTCTCTTCTTATTATCTGCGCCAGAACGACTTTACAAAAGCGTTATCCGCAATAAGTGAAGGTCTCGGTGGAACAAAGAGCGACGCTGTTCTTTACAACACGATGGCGTCAATCAAGTTTACCGAGAGAAAACCGGACGATGGATTGAAATTACTGCAAAAGGCAAAGCAGACGGACCCGAACTTATATGCTACCTATTTCAACCTGGCAACCTATTTTGCAGCAGTAGGCGAATATGAAAAGGCGCTTAATGAATATCGGACGGTGCTGCAGCATGACCCTGCCAATGTCAAGGCATTGATGTGCACGGCGGCGCTTTTTGATATGAAAGGACGTGAGAATGAATCCCTCGCTTTCTATAAAAAAGCAAAGGAAACTAAAGCTCCCGTCGCCTTTCTTGCCCTGGCAAATTTTCACTTGAAGAAAAACGAGAACGGCAACGCCCTCACTGTGCTTAATGAAGCGATAAAGACCATTCCGCGCAATACAGCCGCACTTGAACTGAAAGGGCGGATCTATCTTCAGGAGAAAAAATATAAAGATGCCATAAAGGTTTTCGATGATATCGAGGCTATTTCTCCCGATCTTGGTTTTCGTTTAAAAATCGATACCTGCGTGGTGATGAAGGATTTCTCGAAAGCCGTTGCGCAGGCCCGACGTTTTATAACAATCAAGCCGAACTCGGCTTACGGGTACATGGTGCTCGCTTCTGTTTATGAAAGACAGAATAACGTGGATCACGCCCTGGATGAGGTGAAGAATGGTCTTCGGGGCGACGGGAAAAACGTTCAGGCGATCCTGATGCTGGGAAACCTTTATGCCAAAAAAGGAGATAATAACTCGGCAATGAAGGCTTTTGAAGAGGCTGTAAGCAAAAAACCGGATTTTGCTCCGGCGTATTTTGCACAGGGAGCGCTTTTGGATGCAGCAGGCAATAAGAGAGAAGCGATAAAAAAATACCGCGAAGCACTGGAAAAATCGGAAGACTTTGTTCCGGCCCTGAATAATCTTGCCTATTTGTATGCTGACGGCTACGGCAGTAAACAGGATGCAGTCAGGTTGGCGGTGACGGCTTTCAAACTGGATTCCGGGAATCCGGCCATAATGGATACGTTGGGTTATGTTCTTTTGAAAAATGGTCGTAATGCCGAGGCGCTTAAACTTCTGGAGAGGGCGGCCCGCCTTCTCCCAGCTGATGCGAACGTTCGGAATCATCTTTTAGCGGCTTTCAAGGCAAACGGCGATCAGTCAAAGACAAAGCAGCAACAGACTCTGCATTAG